From the Carboxydocella sporoproducens DSM 16521 genome, one window contains:
- the ilvB gene encoding biosynthetic-type acetolactate synthase large subunit, which translates to MKMKAAQALIKCLELEEVEIIFGYPGGAVLPIYDALYGKGIKHVLVRQEQGAVHAANGYARVTGKTGVVLATSGPGATNLVTGIANAYMDSIPVVLITGQVSTGMVGTDAFQEVDITGITIPITKHNYLVKNAQDLPRIVKQAFYLARSGRPGPVLIDIPRDVQEQEIEFAIPEDFRPQGYKPTYRGNARQVKLAAELLNQAQRPVLYVGGGAIHAGAQPELVALAEKLQAPVTTTLMGLGAFPGGHPLALGMLGLHGWKSANLAVQNCDVLVSLGARFDDRVTGAVEKFAPQARIIHIDIDPAEIGKNVRVDVPIVGDVRLVLQDLLPRLEPVASREEWLAQIRQWQRQYPLPTPREKGCPQAQIQGWEVIQALYRLTGGEAIIVTDVGQHQMWAAQHFPVNRPRSFLSSGGLGTMGYGMPAAVGAQMGRPGEKVILITGDGSFQMSMNEFGTAVEQGLPVKVIVLNNRQLAMVRQLQEFYCGGRYLGVDYTGQPDFAMFARCYGARGYSINRREELEAILKEALTEKGPVIVDISVCGRENVYPMVLGGCGLEEAITSKEEWNG; encoded by the coding sequence ATGAAAATGAAGGCAGCTCAGGCCCTGATTAAATGCCTGGAGTTGGAAGAGGTAGAAATCATCTTCGGCTATCCCGGCGGGGCTGTGCTGCCCATCTATGACGCCCTGTACGGGAAGGGGATCAAACACGTACTGGTGCGTCAGGAGCAGGGGGCGGTCCATGCCGCTAATGGTTATGCCCGGGTCACCGGAAAAACGGGAGTGGTACTGGCCACTTCCGGTCCCGGAGCCACCAACCTGGTGACAGGTATAGCCAATGCCTATATGGATTCCATCCCGGTGGTGCTGATCACCGGGCAGGTATCTACCGGCATGGTAGGTACTGATGCTTTTCAGGAAGTGGATATTACGGGAATAACCATTCCCATTACCAAACACAATTACCTGGTCAAAAACGCCCAGGACCTGCCCCGCATTGTCAAGCAGGCCTTTTACCTGGCCCGCAGCGGCCGGCCGGGCCCGGTGCTGATCGACATTCCCCGGGATGTGCAGGAACAGGAAATAGAGTTCGCTATTCCTGAAGATTTTCGCCCCCAGGGCTATAAACCCACCTACCGGGGGAATGCCCGCCAGGTCAAGCTGGCCGCTGAACTCTTAAACCAGGCCCAGCGGCCGGTGCTCTATGTGGGAGGAGGGGCCATCCATGCCGGCGCCCAGCCGGAACTGGTAGCCCTGGCGGAAAAGCTGCAGGCACCGGTGACCACCACCCTGATGGGGTTAGGGGCCTTTCCTGGCGGGCATCCCCTGGCTCTGGGCATGCTGGGCCTGCATGGCTGGAAAAGCGCTAACCTGGCGGTGCAAAATTGTGATGTCCTGGTTTCCCTGGGCGCCCGTTTCGACGACCGGGTGACCGGAGCGGTGGAGAAATTCGCTCCTCAGGCCCGGATTATCCATATCGATATCGACCCGGCGGAAATCGGCAAGAATGTACGGGTGGATGTACCCATCGTCGGCGATGTGCGCCTGGTCCTGCAGGATCTGCTTCCCCGTCTGGAGCCGGTGGCGTCCCGGGAGGAGTGGCTGGCGCAAATCCGCCAGTGGCAGCGGCAGTATCCCCTGCCTACCCCCCGGGAAAAAGGCTGTCCTCAGGCCCAGATCCAGGGCTGGGAAGTAATCCAGGCCCTCTATCGCCTGACGGGAGGAGAAGCTATTATCGTCACCGATGTGGGCCAGCACCAGATGTGGGCGGCCCAGCATTTCCCCGTCAACCGGCCCCGCTCCTTCCTCTCCTCCGGTGGCCTGGGCACCATGGGCTATGGCATGCCGGCAGCGGTGGGAGCGCAAATGGGGCGGCCGGGGGAAAAGGTGATTCTCATCACCGGGGATGGCAGTTTCCAGATGTCCATGAATGAATTCGGGACAGCGGTGGAACAGGGCCTGCCGGTAAAGGTGATTGTGCTCAATAACCGGCAGCTGGCCATGGTGCGGCAGCTGCAGGAATTTTACTGTGGCGGCCGCTATCTGGGCGTGGATTATACTGGCCAGCCGGACTTTGCCATGTTTGCCCGCTGTTATGGCGCCCGGGGGTACAGCATCAACCGCAGGGAAGAACTGGAAGCGATACTTAAAGAAGCATTGACGGAAAAAGGGCCGGTAATTGTTGATATATCCGTCTGCGGCCGGGAAAATGTCTACCCCATGGTGCTGGGCGGCTGTGGTCTGGAAGAAGCCATAACCAGTAAGGAGGAATGGAACGGGTGA
- the ilvC gene encoding ketol-acid reductoisomerase, producing the protein MVKCYYDQDANLELLKNKTVAVIGYGSQGHAQALNLHESGVRVVVGLRPGSARWAEAEAAGLKVATPAEAAAQADIIQILTPDETQAKLYREEIAPHLTAGKALMFSHGFNIHYGQIVPPADVDVFLVAPKSPGHMVRRMYQEGRGVPGLIAIHQDATGQAKDLALAYAKGIGCTRAGVFETTFKEETETDLFGEQAVLCGGVSELIKAGFDTLVEAGYAPEMAYFECLHELKLIVDLIYEGGLSWMRYSISDTAEFGDYMTGKRIITEETRQEMKRVLAEIQNGEFAKKWILENQANRPVYNAIKNKEQNHLIEQVGRELRAMMPWLKK; encoded by the coding sequence ATGGTAAAGTGCTATTATGATCAGGATGCCAATCTGGAGTTATTGAAAAACAAGACCGTGGCTGTGATCGGTTATGGCAGCCAGGGCCATGCCCAGGCTCTGAACCTGCATGAATCCGGAGTACGGGTAGTAGTCGGCTTGCGGCCGGGCAGTGCCCGCTGGGCAGAAGCAGAGGCGGCTGGACTGAAGGTGGCCACTCCGGCGGAAGCGGCGGCTCAGGCGGATATTATCCAGATTCTCACTCCCGATGAAACCCAGGCCAAACTGTACCGGGAGGAAATCGCCCCCCATCTGACCGCCGGCAAGGCCTTGATGTTCTCCCATGGGTTCAACATCCACTATGGTCAGATTGTGCCTCCTGCTGATGTGGATGTCTTCCTGGTAGCGCCCAAGAGCCCTGGCCACATGGTGCGTCGCATGTACCAGGAAGGCCGGGGGGTACCGGGCCTGATCGCCATCCATCAGGATGCTACCGGACAGGCCAAAGACCTGGCTCTGGCTTATGCTAAAGGGATTGGCTGCACCCGGGCCGGGGTATTTGAAACCACCTTCAAGGAAGAAACGGAAACCGACCTCTTCGGGGAACAGGCGGTCCTTTGCGGCGGGGTTTCCGAGCTGATCAAGGCCGGTTTCGATACTCTGGTGGAAGCGGGTTATGCTCCGGAAATGGCCTATTTTGAGTGCCTGCATGAACTGAAACTGATTGTGGACCTGATCTATGAAGGCGGCCTGAGCTGGATGCGCTATTCCATCAGTGATACGGCTGAATTCGGTGACTACATGACCGGCAAGCGCATTATTACCGAAGAAACCCGGCAGGAAATGAAGCGGGTACTGGCCGAAATCCAGAATGGCGAATTCGCCAAAAAGTGGATTCTGGAAAACCAGGCCAACCGCCCTGTCTACAATGCCATCAAGAACAAGGAACAAAACCATCTGATCGAACAGGTCGGCCGGGAATTGCGGGCCATGATGCCCTGGTTGAAAAAGTAA
- the leuC gene encoding 3-isopropylmalate dehydratase large subunit: MAMTITEKILAAHAGREQVQAGELINVRVDLVLGNDITAPVAIKEFRKIGVERVFDPERIALVPDHFTPNKDIKSAEQAKLVREFAREQGLTNYFEVGRMGIEHCLLPEQGLVGPGDVVIGADSHTCTYGALGAFSTGVGSTDLAAAMALGEIWFRVPETIKFVYHGQLRPWVSGKDLILHTIGLIGVDGARYMAMEFTGEAIENLSMDGRFTMCNMAIEAGAKNGIIAPDQKTLEYVQGRTKRPWQVYQSDPDARYYKVIDIDAAAIEPTVAFPHLPENTRPISQVGTVEIDQVVIGSCTNGRIEDLRIAARILEGKKVHPRVRCIVIPGTQAIYQQAMAEGLIKTFIEAECAVSTPTCGPCLGGHMGILAKGERALATTNRNFVGRMGHPESEVYLASPAVAAASAIAGQIVAPEEVL; encoded by the coding sequence ATGGCAATGACGATTACCGAGAAAATACTGGCTGCCCATGCCGGCCGGGAGCAGGTACAGGCCGGGGAATTGATCAATGTCAGGGTGGACCTGGTATTAGGCAATGATATCACCGCTCCCGTAGCCATCAAGGAATTCAGGAAAATCGGGGTGGAACGGGTTTTTGACCCGGAGCGGATCGCTCTGGTACCCGACCATTTCACTCCCAACAAGGATATCAAGTCAGCGGAACAGGCCAAACTGGTGCGGGAATTCGCCCGGGAGCAGGGCCTGACCAATTACTTTGAAGTAGGACGGATGGGGATTGAGCATTGTCTTCTGCCGGAACAGGGGCTGGTAGGGCCCGGAGATGTGGTGATCGGGGCCGATTCCCATACCTGTACCTATGGCGCCCTGGGGGCATTTTCCACCGGGGTCGGTTCTACCGACCTGGCAGCGGCCATGGCCCTGGGGGAAATCTGGTTCCGGGTGCCGGAAACCATCAAGTTCGTTTACCACGGTCAACTGCGGCCCTGGGTCAGCGGCAAGGACCTGATTCTGCATACTATCGGCCTGATCGGGGTGGATGGAGCCCGCTACATGGCCATGGAATTCACCGGTGAGGCAATTGAAAACCTCTCCATGGATGGCCGTTTCACCATGTGCAATATGGCCATTGAAGCCGGGGCCAAAAACGGCATAATCGCTCCGGACCAGAAGACCCTGGAATATGTGCAGGGCAGGACAAAGCGGCCCTGGCAGGTCTACCAGAGTGACCCCGATGCCCGGTATTATAAAGTAATCGATATCGATGCTGCGGCCATAGAGCCTACTGTTGCCTTCCCCCACCTGCCGGAAAATACCCGCCCCATCAGCCAGGTGGGCACGGTGGAAATCGACCAGGTGGTAATCGGCTCCTGTACCAATGGCCGCATTGAGGACCTGCGCATTGCCGCCCGCATTTTAGAAGGCAAGAAAGTCCATCCCCGGGTGCGCTGTATCGTTATCCCCGGCACCCAGGCCATTTACCAGCAGGCTATGGCGGAAGGGCTGATCAAGACCTTTATTGAAGCGGAATGCGCTGTCAGCACCCCCACCTGTGGTCCCTGTCTGGGCGGCCATATGGGTATTCTGGCCAAAGGGGAACGGGCTCTGGCCACCACCAACCGCAACTTCGTAGGCCGTATGGGCCACCCCGAAAGTGAAGTCTATCTGGCCAGTCCGGCTGTGGCTGCCGCTTCCGCCATCGCCGGGCAAATTGTGGCACCTGAGGAGGTATTGTAG
- the ilvN gene encoding acetolactate synthase small subunit: protein MRHILAVLVENNPGVLTRVAGLFSRRGYNIDSLTVGRTENPRISRMTIVVEGDDLVLEQVTKQLHKLVDVLKIKDISSEDYVDRELMLIKVNAADQQVRGEIMQIVDIFRARIVDIGRKTLTIEATGDEGKINALENALRPFGIRELVRTGKIAMLRGQKTTTADIKEED, encoded by the coding sequence ATGCGCCATATCTTAGCGGTGCTGGTGGAAAACAATCCCGGGGTGCTGACCCGGGTAGCGGGCCTGTTCAGCCGCCGGGGCTACAATATTGACTCCCTCACCGTGGGCAGAACGGAAAACCCCCGCATTTCCCGCATGACCATTGTGGTGGAGGGAGATGACCTGGTTTTAGAACAGGTGACCAAGCAATTGCACAAGCTGGTGGATGTGCTGAAGATCAAGGATATTTCTTCCGAGGATTATGTGGACCGGGAGCTGATGCTGATCAAGGTCAATGCCGCCGACCAGCAGGTGCGGGGAGAAATCATGCAAATCGTCGATATCTTTCGGGCCCGCATTGTGGATATCGGGCGCAAGACCCTGACCATCGAAGCTACCGGGGATGAGGGCAAAATCAATGCTCTGGAAAACGCCCTGCGGCCTTTTGGGATCAGGGAACTGGTGCGTACCGGCAAAATCGCCATGCTGCGGGGCCAGAAAACTACAACAGCAGACATAAAGGAGGAAGATTGA
- the leuB gene encoding 3-isopropylmalate dehydrogenase: protein MTKLIALLPGDGIGQEIVPQGRKVLEVVASRLGLELEFEEGLIGGAAIDAAGTPLPEATLDLCRRSTAILLGAVGGPKWDNLPVHLRPEAGALLPLRKQLGLYANLRPAFLFAPLAKASPLKPELIEGLDLLAVRELTGGLYFGEKKTFRREDGQETAIDTLVYTEGEIERIVRLAFELARKRRRKVTSVDKANVLESSRLWRRVAERVAQDYPDVTLEHMYVDNCAMQLVRWPKQFDVIVTENMFGDILTDQASVLAGSIGMLPSASLGGEVALYEPSHGSAPDIAGQDKANPLATILSVALMLKFSLDCEEGAKAIEQAVAEVLAEGYRTADLWEEGAKLVGCRAMGDLVAEKVAAILG, encoded by the coding sequence ATGACAAAACTGATCGCCCTTTTGCCCGGGGATGGCATCGGCCAGGAAATCGTGCCTCAGGGCCGGAAAGTGCTGGAGGTAGTGGCCAGCCGCCTGGGGCTGGAACTGGAGTTTGAGGAAGGTTTGATCGGAGGAGCGGCCATTGATGCCGCCGGCACCCCGCTGCCGGAAGCCACTCTGGATCTCTGCCGCCGCAGCACCGCTATCCTGCTGGGGGCAGTTGGGGGGCCCAAATGGGATAACCTGCCGGTCCATCTCCGTCCGGAAGCAGGGGCACTGCTGCCCCTGCGCAAGCAGCTGGGACTGTATGCCAACCTGCGCCCTGCTTTTCTCTTTGCTCCGCTGGCCAAGGCTTCCCCGCTGAAGCCGGAGCTGATTGAGGGGTTGGACCTGCTGGCAGTGCGGGAATTGACCGGCGGCCTCTATTTCGGGGAGAAAAAAACCTTCCGCCGGGAAGACGGCCAGGAAACGGCCATCGATACTCTGGTCTATACGGAAGGGGAAATCGAGCGGATTGTGCGCCTGGCCTTTGAGCTGGCCCGCAAGCGCCGCCGCAAGGTCACCTCTGTAGACAAGGCCAATGTGCTGGAAAGCTCCCGCCTCTGGCGGCGGGTGGCGGAACGGGTGGCTCAGGATTATCCCGATGTCACCCTGGAGCATATGTATGTGGACAACTGCGCCATGCAACTGGTGCGCTGGCCCAAACAGTTTGATGTGATTGTCACCGAGAATATGTTCGGAGATATCCTGACCGACCAGGCTTCGGTTCTGGCTGGTTCCATCGGCATGCTGCCTTCCGCTTCCCTGGGGGGCGAAGTGGCCCTGTATGAGCCCAGCCACGGCTCAGCTCCCGATATCGCCGGTCAGGACAAGGCCAACCCCCTGGCTACCATCCTTTCCGTGGCCCTGATGTTGAAGTTCTCCCTGGATTGTGAAGAGGGAGCAAAGGCCATCGAACAGGCAGTGGCTGAAGTGCTGGCTGAAGGCTACCGGACGGCTGACCTCTGGGAGGAGGGAGCCAAACTGGTAGGCTGTCGGGCCATGGGGGATCTGGTGGCAGAAAAAGTAGCCGCTATTTTAGGCTAA
- a CDS encoding 2-isopropylmalate synthase: MSSNRIYFFDTTLRDGEQSPGVSLNIKEKLEIARQLTRLGVDVIEAGFPIASPGDFAAVQAIAREIRGATIAALARANQLDIDRAWEAIREAEEPRIHTFIATSDIHLQYKLQKSREEVLAQAVEAVKYACRYTPNVEFSAEDAFRSDIDYLAQVVTAVIDAGAKVVNIPDTVGYATPEEFGAFIRELREKVPNRDQAIFSVHCHNDLGLAVANSLAAILAGAQQVECTINGIGERAGNAALEEIVMALYTRRSIFQKEFRIVTEEIYRTSRLVSALTGMKVQPNKAVVGKNAFAHESGIHQDGVLKNRATYEIMNPELIGLHKNTIVLGKHSGRHAFRDRLQQLGYQLEGEQLEQAFQRFKELADRKGEISDEDLLVIVEGEILRVPETYTLEYFHISSGSAVVPTATVVLTRAGERLEEAACGDGPVDAIYKAIDKLTGNTGCLVHYALNAVTGGKDALGEVTVRLKDEKGKIFVGRGLSTDVLEASARAYVDALNKLEYERALGLVNGEQVRESV; the protein is encoded by the coding sequence GTGAGCAGTAATCGCATCTATTTTTTTGATACTACCTTGCGCGACGGGGAACAATCCCCGGGTGTCAGTTTGAATATAAAGGAAAAACTGGAGATCGCCCGCCAGCTGACCCGGCTGGGGGTGGATGTGATTGAAGCCGGCTTTCCCATCGCTTCCCCTGGCGATTTCGCTGCTGTCCAGGCTATCGCCCGGGAAATCAGGGGAGCGACTATCGCTGCCCTGGCCAGGGCCAACCAGCTGGATATCGACCGGGCCTGGGAAGCCATCAGGGAGGCGGAAGAACCGCGCATTCATACCTTTATCGCCACTTCGGATATTCATCTCCAGTACAAATTGCAGAAAAGCCGGGAGGAAGTGCTGGCCCAGGCGGTGGAGGCGGTCAAATATGCCTGTCGTTATACCCCCAACGTGGAGTTTTCGGCGGAAGATGCCTTCCGCAGTGACATCGACTACCTGGCTCAGGTGGTAACTGCCGTGATCGATGCGGGGGCGAAGGTGGTCAATATCCCCGATACGGTAGGCTATGCTACACCGGAAGAATTCGGGGCCTTTATCCGGGAACTGCGGGAAAAAGTACCCAACCGGGACCAGGCAATTTTTTCCGTCCACTGTCACAATGACCTGGGCCTGGCGGTAGCCAATTCCCTGGCTGCCATTCTGGCCGGAGCCCAGCAGGTGGAATGCACCATCAATGGTATTGGAGAAAGAGCGGGCAATGCCGCTCTGGAAGAGATCGTCATGGCCCTCTACACCCGGCGCTCCATTTTCCAGAAGGAGTTCCGGATTGTCACCGAGGAGATCTATCGTACCAGCCGCCTGGTTTCCGCTCTCACCGGAATGAAAGTCCAGCCCAACAAGGCGGTGGTGGGCAAAAACGCCTTTGCCCATGAGTCGGGAATTCACCAGGACGGGGTGCTGAAAAACCGGGCCACTTATGAGATTATGAACCCGGAATTGATCGGGCTGCACAAAAACACCATCGTCCTGGGCAAACATTCCGGACGCCATGCTTTCCGGGATCGTTTGCAACAACTGGGCTACCAGCTGGAAGGAGAACAGCTGGAACAGGCCTTCCAGCGCTTTAAGGAGCTAGCTGACCGCAAGGGGGAAATCTCGGACGAAGACCTGCTGGTCATAGTCGAAGGGGAAATATTGCGGGTACCGGAAACCTATACTCTGGAATACTTCCATATTTCCAGCGGCAGTGCAGTGGTACCTACTGCAACAGTTGTATTGACGCGGGCCGGAGAACGGCTGGAAGAAGCGGCCTGTGGCGATGGGCCGGTAGATGCCATCTACAAGGCCATTGATAAACTGACCGGCAATACCGGCTGTCTGGTCCACTATGCCCTCAATGCTGTTACCGGCGGCAAGGATGCCCTGGGGGAAGTAACTGTCCGCCTCAAGGATGAAAAGGGCAAAATCTTCGTCGGCCGTGGCCTGTCCACCGACGTGCTGGAGGCATCGGCCCGGGCTTATGTGGATGCTCTCAACAAACTGGAATACGAGCGGGCCCTGGGACTGGTCAATGGAGAACAGGTAAGGGAGAGTGTTTAA
- the cimA gene encoding citramalate synthase — protein MAVKIYDTTLRDGTQGEGISFSVDDKLKIAGRLVQMGFHWVEGGWPGSNPKDMEFFQRAREQEWARSHLTAFSSTCRVGQRPETDVIIQALLEAGTYWVTVFGKSWDLHVTEALNTTLDENLRIIRETIAYLVQQGRQVIFDAEHFFDGYKANPDYARAVLAAARDGGASWLVLCDTNGGSLPWEVQEITRQIGQEFALPLGIHCHNDGELAVANSLAAVQGGATMVQGTINGFGERCGNANLCSILPNLTFKMAAETIPREQLAHLTELSRYVSELANLHHPNNLPFVGKSAFAHKGGIHVSAILKNPGTYEHLNPELVGNERRVLVSELSGASNIVYKAEELGLDLDNISAEARAILQEIKELEHQGFQFEGAEGTLELMLRRAFENYQYPFNLVAFRVINEKREGERFHSEAVIKLQVGDEIIHTAAEGNGPVNALDRCLRKALEGVYPAIREMQLSDYKVRVLNEKAGTEANVRVLIETTDGHDSWNTVGVSENIIEASWQALVDSLAYGLLKRKKTSGPQE, from the coding sequence TTGGCGGTAAAAATCTACGATACCACTTTACGGGACGGCACCCAAGGGGAAGGCATCTCCTTTTCTGTGGATGACAAGCTGAAAATCGCCGGGCGTCTGGTGCAGATGGGTTTTCACTGGGTGGAAGGGGGCTGGCCCGGTTCCAACCCCAAGGACATGGAGTTTTTCCAGCGGGCCCGGGAGCAGGAATGGGCCCGTTCCCACCTGACAGCCTTTTCCAGCACCTGCCGGGTAGGCCAGCGGCCGGAAACGGATGTTATCATTCAGGCCTTGCTGGAGGCCGGCACTTACTGGGTGACTGTATTCGGCAAGAGCTGGGACCTGCATGTCACCGAGGCCCTCAATACCACCCTGGATGAAAACCTGCGCATTATCCGGGAAACCATTGCCTATCTGGTGCAGCAGGGCCGGCAGGTAATCTTCGATGCCGAGCATTTCTTCGATGGTTACAAGGCCAATCCTGACTATGCCCGGGCAGTGCTGGCAGCAGCCCGGGACGGCGGAGCCAGCTGGCTGGTTCTCTGTGATACCAATGGCGGTTCCCTGCCCTGGGAAGTGCAGGAAATTACCCGCCAGATCGGGCAGGAATTTGCCCTGCCCCTGGGCATCCACTGCCACAATGATGGCGAACTGGCGGTGGCCAACTCCCTGGCGGCGGTCCAGGGAGGCGCTACCATGGTGCAGGGCACCATTAACGGGTTCGGGGAGCGCTGCGGCAATGCCAATCTCTGCTCCATCCTGCCCAATCTCACTTTCAAGATGGCTGCGGAGACCATTCCCCGGGAGCAGCTGGCCCATCTGACCGAGCTGTCCCGCTATGTCAGCGAGCTGGCCAACCTGCACCATCCCAACAATTTACCCTTTGTAGGCAAAAGCGCCTTTGCCCACAAGGGTGGTATCCATGTCAGTGCCATCCTGAAAAACCCGGGCACCTATGAACACCTGAACCCGGAGCTGGTGGGCAATGAGCGCCGCGTCCTGGTCTCCGAACTGAGCGGGGCCAGTAATATCGTCTATAAAGCAGAGGAACTGGGGCTGGACCTGGACAACATCAGTGCCGAAGCTAGAGCCATCCTGCAGGAGATCAAGGAACTGGAACATCAGGGCTTCCAGTTTGAAGGAGCGGAGGGCACTCTGGAACTGATGTTGCGCCGGGCTTTTGAGAACTACCAGTATCCCTTTAATCTGGTGGCCTTTCGGGTGATCAATGAGAAGCGGGAAGGGGAGCGCTTCCACTCGGAGGCAGTGATCAAATTGCAAGTAGGGGACGAAATTATTCATACCGCTGCGGAAGGCAATGGCCCGGTGAATGCCCTGGACCGCTGCCTGCGCAAGGCCCTGGAGGGGGTATACCCCGCCATCCGGGAGATGCAATTGAGTGACTACAAGGTACGGGTTCTGAATGAAAAGGCAGGCACAGAAGCAAATGTACGGGTGTTGATTGAAACCACCGATGGCCATGACAGCTGGAATACAGTGGGGGTATCGGAAAATATTATCGAAGCCAGCTGGCAGGCTTTAGTGGACAGTCTGGCCTATGGGTTACTGAAACGGAAAAAGACCTCCGGTCCGCAGGAGTAG
- the leuD gene encoding 3-isopropylmalate dehydratase small subunit, with translation MKLRGRTWKFGHDIDTDAIIPARYLNTSEPAELAKHVMEDADPTFPGKVQAGDIIVAGKNFGCGSSREHAPIAIKAAGVSCVIAQSYARIFYRNAFNIGLPILESPEGAAAIEEGQEVEVDLNTGVITNLTTGATYQATPYPPFMQELIQAGGLINYTRRRLGKEA, from the coding sequence ATGAAACTGCGTGGACGCACCTGGAAATTCGGTCATGACATCGACACTGATGCCATTATTCCTGCCCGCTATCTCAATACTTCCGAACCGGCAGAGCTGGCCAAACACGTGATGGAGGATGCTGACCCCACCTTCCCGGGCAAGGTGCAGGCCGGGGATATCATCGTGGCCGGGAAAAACTTCGGCTGCGGTTCTTCCCGGGAACATGCCCCCATTGCCATCAAGGCAGCGGGAGTCAGCTGTGTGATCGCCCAGTCCTATGCCCGCATTTTCTACCGCAATGCTTTCAATATCGGCCTGCCTATCCTGGAAAGCCCGGAAGGGGCTGCGGCCATTGAGGAAGGCCAGGAGGTAGAAGTGGATTTGAATACCGGGGTGATCACCAATCTCACCACCGGGGCTACCTACCAGGCTACCCCCTATCCGCCTTTCATGCAGGAACTGATCCAGGCTGGAGGCCTCATCAACTATACCCGCCGCCGGCTGGGGAAGGAGGCGTAG